From Acinonyx jubatus isolate Ajub_Pintada_27869175 chromosome B2, VMU_Ajub_asm_v1.0, whole genome shotgun sequence, a single genomic window includes:
- the PPARD gene encoding peroxisome proliferator-activated receptor delta isoform X1, with translation MEQPPGEAPEVRQEEEKKEVAEAEGGPELNGGPERSLPSSSYTGSVHLPWPQSWQRVKPPLCCVSADLSQSSSPPSLLDQLQMGCDGASCGSLNMECRVCGDKASGFHYGVHACEGCKGFFRRTIRMKLEYEKCERICKIQKKNRNKCQYCRFQKCVALGMSHNAIRFGRMPEAEKRKLVAGLTASEGNQHNPQVADLKAFSKHIYNAYLKNFNMTKKKARGILTGKASHTAPFVIHDIETLWQAEKGLVWKQLVNGLPPYKEISVHVFYRCQCTTVETVRELTEFAKSIPSFSNLFLNDQVTLLKYGVHEAIFAMLASIVNKDGLLVANGTGFVTREFLRSLRKPFSDIIEPKFEFAVKFNALELDDSDLALFIAAIILCGDRPGLINVPQVEAIQDTILRALEFHLQANHPYAQYLFPKLLQKMADLRQLVTEHAQMMQRIKKTETETSLHPLLQEIYKDMY, from the exons ATGGAGCAGCCACCAGGGGAAGCCCCTGAGGTCCggcaagaggaggagaaaaaggaagtggcagaggcagaaggaggcCCAGAACTCAACGGAGGACCAGAGCGCTCGCTTCCTTCCAGCAGCTATACAG GCTCTGTCCACCTCCCCTGGCCCCAGTCCTGGCAGCGTGTGAAGCCACCCCTATGTTGTGTGTCTGCAGACCTCTCCCAGAGCTCCTCACCACCCTCGCTGCTGGACCAGTTGCAGATGGGCTGTGACGGGGCCTCGTGTGGCAGCCTCAACATGGAGTGCCGTGTGTGCGGGGACAAGGCATCAGGCTTCCACTACGGTGTTCACGCATGCGAGGGGTGCAAG GGCTTCTTCCGTCGGACGATCCGCATGAAGCTGGAATATGAGAAGTGTGAGCGGATCTGCAAGATCCAGAAGAAGAACCGCAACAAGTGCCAGTACTGTCGCTTCCAGAAATGTGTAGCCCTGGGCATGTCGCATAATG CCATTCGCTTTGGCCGGATGCCAGAGGCCGAGAAGAGGAAGCTGGTGGCAGGGCTGACAGCAAGCGAGGGGAATCAGCACAACCCGCAGGTGGCCGACCTGAAGGCCTTCTCCAAGCACATCTACAACGCCTACCTGAAAAACTTCAACATGACCAAAAAGAAGGCCCGCGGCATCCTCACCGGCAAGGCCAGTCACACGGCG CCCTTTGTGATCCACGACATCGAGACATTGTGGCAAGCAGAGAAGGGCCTGGTGTGGAAGCAGCTGGTGAACGGCCTGCCACCCTACAAGGAGATCAGCGTGCATGTCTTCTACCGCTGCCAGTGCACCACAGTAGAGACTGTGCGTGAGCTCACCGAGTTCGCCAAGAGCATACCCAGCTTCAGCAACCTCTTCCTCAACGACCAGGTGACACTTCTCAAGTATGGTGTGCATGAGGCCATCTTTGCCATGCTGGCCTCCATTGTCAACAAGGACGGGTTGCTGGTGGCCAACGGCACTGGTTTTGTCACCCGTGAGTTCCTGCGAAGCCTCCGAAAGCCCTTCAGTGACATCATCGAGCCCAAGTTTGAGTTTGCTGTCAAGTTCAATGCCCTGGAACTTGATGACAGTGACCTGGCTCTCTTCATTGCGGCCATCATTCTTTGTGGAG ACCGGCCAGGCCTCATAAACGTTCCCCAGGTGGAGGCCATCCAGGACACCATCCTGCGTGCCCTCGAGTTCCACCTGCAGGCCAACCACCCCTACGCCCAGTACCTCTTCCCCAAGCTGCTGCAGAAGATGGCCGACCTGCGGCAGCTGGTCACCGAGCACGCCCAGATGATGCAGCGCATCAAGAAGACCGAGACGGAGACCTCACTGCACCCGCTGCTCCAGGAGATCTACAAGGACATGTACTGA
- the PPARD gene encoding peroxisome proliferator-activated receptor delta isoform X3 translates to MEQPPGEAPEVRQEEEKKEVAEAEGGPELNGGPERSLPSSSYTDLSQSSSPPSLLDQLQMGCDGASCGSLNMECRVCGDKASGFHYGVHACEGCKGFFRRTIRMKLEYEKCERICKIQKKNRNKCQYCRFQKCVALGMSHNAIRFGRMPEAEKRKLVAGLTASEGNQHNPQVADLKAFSKHIYNAYLKNFNMTKKKARGILTGKASHTAPFVIHDIETLWQAEKGLVWKQLVNGLPPYKEISVHVFYRCQCTTVETVRELTEFAKSIPSFSNLFLNDQVTLLKYGVHEAIFAMLASIVNKDGLLVANGTGFVTREFLRSLRKPFSDIIEPKFEFAVKFNALELDDSDLALFIAAIILCGGK, encoded by the exons ATGGAGCAGCCACCAGGGGAAGCCCCTGAGGTCCggcaagaggaggagaaaaaggaagtggcagaggcagaaggaggcCCAGAACTCAACGGAGGACCAGAGCGCTCGCTTCCTTCCAGCAGCTATACAG ACCTCTCCCAGAGCTCCTCACCACCCTCGCTGCTGGACCAGTTGCAGATGGGCTGTGACGGGGCCTCGTGTGGCAGCCTCAACATGGAGTGCCGTGTGTGCGGGGACAAGGCATCAGGCTTCCACTACGGTGTTCACGCATGCGAGGGGTGCAAG GGCTTCTTCCGTCGGACGATCCGCATGAAGCTGGAATATGAGAAGTGTGAGCGGATCTGCAAGATCCAGAAGAAGAACCGCAACAAGTGCCAGTACTGTCGCTTCCAGAAATGTGTAGCCCTGGGCATGTCGCATAATG CCATTCGCTTTGGCCGGATGCCAGAGGCCGAGAAGAGGAAGCTGGTGGCAGGGCTGACAGCAAGCGAGGGGAATCAGCACAACCCGCAGGTGGCCGACCTGAAGGCCTTCTCCAAGCACATCTACAACGCCTACCTGAAAAACTTCAACATGACCAAAAAGAAGGCCCGCGGCATCCTCACCGGCAAGGCCAGTCACACGGCG CCCTTTGTGATCCACGACATCGAGACATTGTGGCAAGCAGAGAAGGGCCTGGTGTGGAAGCAGCTGGTGAACGGCCTGCCACCCTACAAGGAGATCAGCGTGCATGTCTTCTACCGCTGCCAGTGCACCACAGTAGAGACTGTGCGTGAGCTCACCGAGTTCGCCAAGAGCATACCCAGCTTCAGCAACCTCTTCCTCAACGACCAGGTGACACTTCTCAAGTATGGTGTGCATGAGGCCATCTTTGCCATGCTGGCCTCCATTGTCAACAAGGACGGGTTGCTGGTGGCCAACGGCACTGGTTTTGTCACCCGTGAGTTCCTGCGAAGCCTCCGAAAGCCCTTCAGTGACATCATCGAGCCCAAGTTTGAGTTTGCTGTCAAGTTCAATGCCCTGGAACTTGATGACAGTGACCTGGCTCTCTTCATTGCGGCCATCATTCTTTGTGGAGGTAAGTGA
- the PPARD gene encoding peroxisome proliferator-activated receptor delta isoform X2 — translation MEQPPGEAPEVRQEEEKKEVAEAEGGPELNGGPERSLPSSSYTDLSQSSSPPSLLDQLQMGCDGASCGSLNMECRVCGDKASGFHYGVHACEGCKGFFRRTIRMKLEYEKCERICKIQKKNRNKCQYCRFQKCVALGMSHNAIRFGRMPEAEKRKLVAGLTASEGNQHNPQVADLKAFSKHIYNAYLKNFNMTKKKARGILTGKASHTAPFVIHDIETLWQAEKGLVWKQLVNGLPPYKEISVHVFYRCQCTTVETVRELTEFAKSIPSFSNLFLNDQVTLLKYGVHEAIFAMLASIVNKDGLLVANGTGFVTREFLRSLRKPFSDIIEPKFEFAVKFNALELDDSDLALFIAAIILCGDRPGLINVPQVEAIQDTILRALEFHLQANHPYAQYLFPKLLQKMADLRQLVTEHAQMMQRIKKTETETSLHPLLQEIYKDMY, via the exons ATGGAGCAGCCACCAGGGGAAGCCCCTGAGGTCCggcaagaggaggagaaaaaggaagtggcagaggcagaaggaggcCCAGAACTCAACGGAGGACCAGAGCGCTCGCTTCCTTCCAGCAGCTATACAG ACCTCTCCCAGAGCTCCTCACCACCCTCGCTGCTGGACCAGTTGCAGATGGGCTGTGACGGGGCCTCGTGTGGCAGCCTCAACATGGAGTGCCGTGTGTGCGGGGACAAGGCATCAGGCTTCCACTACGGTGTTCACGCATGCGAGGGGTGCAAG GGCTTCTTCCGTCGGACGATCCGCATGAAGCTGGAATATGAGAAGTGTGAGCGGATCTGCAAGATCCAGAAGAAGAACCGCAACAAGTGCCAGTACTGTCGCTTCCAGAAATGTGTAGCCCTGGGCATGTCGCATAATG CCATTCGCTTTGGCCGGATGCCAGAGGCCGAGAAGAGGAAGCTGGTGGCAGGGCTGACAGCAAGCGAGGGGAATCAGCACAACCCGCAGGTGGCCGACCTGAAGGCCTTCTCCAAGCACATCTACAACGCCTACCTGAAAAACTTCAACATGACCAAAAAGAAGGCCCGCGGCATCCTCACCGGCAAGGCCAGTCACACGGCG CCCTTTGTGATCCACGACATCGAGACATTGTGGCAAGCAGAGAAGGGCCTGGTGTGGAAGCAGCTGGTGAACGGCCTGCCACCCTACAAGGAGATCAGCGTGCATGTCTTCTACCGCTGCCAGTGCACCACAGTAGAGACTGTGCGTGAGCTCACCGAGTTCGCCAAGAGCATACCCAGCTTCAGCAACCTCTTCCTCAACGACCAGGTGACACTTCTCAAGTATGGTGTGCATGAGGCCATCTTTGCCATGCTGGCCTCCATTGTCAACAAGGACGGGTTGCTGGTGGCCAACGGCACTGGTTTTGTCACCCGTGAGTTCCTGCGAAGCCTCCGAAAGCCCTTCAGTGACATCATCGAGCCCAAGTTTGAGTTTGCTGTCAAGTTCAATGCCCTGGAACTTGATGACAGTGACCTGGCTCTCTTCATTGCGGCCATCATTCTTTGTGGAG ACCGGCCAGGCCTCATAAACGTTCCCCAGGTGGAGGCCATCCAGGACACCATCCTGCGTGCCCTCGAGTTCCACCTGCAGGCCAACCACCCCTACGCCCAGTACCTCTTCCCCAAGCTGCTGCAGAAGATGGCCGACCTGCGGCAGCTGGTCACCGAGCACGCCCAGATGATGCAGCGCATCAAGAAGACCGAGACGGAGACCTCACTGCACCCGCTGCTCCAGGAGATCTACAAGGACATGTACTGA